In a single window of the Zea mays cultivar B73 chromosome 5, Zm-B73-REFERENCE-NAM-5.0, whole genome shotgun sequence genome:
- the LOC100280577 gene encoding ribosomal protein S24, with the protein MADTKASPAVTLRTRKFMTNRLLSRKQFVLEVLHPGRANVSKAELKERLAKMYEVKDPNCIFVFKFRTHFGGGKSTGFGLIYDNVDSAKKFEPKYRLIRNGLATKVEKSRKQMKERKNRAKKIRGVKKTKAGDAKKK; encoded by the exons ATGGCGGACACGAAGGCGTCACCCGCGGTGACGCTCCGCACGCGCAAGTTCATGACCAACCGCCTCCTCTCCCGCAAGCAGTTCGTGCTCGAGGTTCTCCACCCGGGCCGCGCCAACGTCTCTAAG GCGGAGCTCAAGGAGAGGCTGGCTAAGATGTACGAGGTGAAGGATCCCAACTGCATCTTCGTCTTCAAGTTCCGCACCCACTTCGGAGGCGGCAAGTCTACCGGATTCGGTCTCATCTACGACAACGTCGACTCAGCCAAGAAGTTCGAGCCCAAGTACAGGCTTATCAGG AACGGTCTTGCTACCAAGGTGGAGAAGTCGCGCAAGCAGATGAaggagaggaagaacagggcgaagaAGATCCGCGGTGTGAAGAAG ACAAAGGCTGGGGACGCCAAGAAGAAATGA